One window from the genome of Chloroflexota bacterium encodes:
- a CDS encoding DUF296 domain-containing protein: MKASEGQIGRVFVIRLEDGDVVPECIERFAEDNGVSVGHVILVGGIGGGEIVVGPRHSEERPPEPMLLPIDGAHEVVGVGVLAPGEDAKPTLHIHAALGRSGQTTSGCLRPGVKVWLVGEVILYEITGAKVARVRDVESGFSLLSPGHTGGKPKRRLSH, from the coding sequence ATGAAAGCATCTGAAGGGCAAATCGGCAGAGTCTTTGTGATCAGACTTGAGGATGGTGATGTGGTGCCCGAGTGTATTGAGCGCTTCGCAGAAGACAACGGGGTATCTGTAGGCCATGTAATCCTTGTGGGTGGAATTGGAGGCGGTGAAATTGTGGTCGGTCCAAGGCATTCCGAAGAAAGACCGCCAGAGCCAATGCTATTACCTATAGACGGCGCGCATGAGGTCGTAGGCGTGGGCGTGCTTGCCCCCGGCGAAGACGCCAAGCCGACCCTGCATATACATGCTGCTCTGGGGCGGTCAGGGCAAACGACCAGCGGTTGCTTGCGGCCCGGTGTCAAGGTCTGGCTTGTAGGCGAGGTAATCCTCTATGAGATCACGGGAGCCAAAGTGGCGCGTGTCAGGGACGTGGAAAGTGGCTTCAGCCTGCTGTCGCCCGGCCACACGGGCGGGAAACCGAAAAGAAGGCTATCTCATTAA